TTTTACAGTaactataatatatatgtatgcaatgCAACAAAATATATCCTGTTTTCACAAAGTTGACTAGGTTGATAATTTAATAATAGCTTGCATGCAAATTAAATAAGAAAACTTCCATGTGTTTGGTCTCCATAAATGTATTAAAATTCACCAAGCGATTCAGGACAAAATAGATGTTGGGTCAGCTGACACATAACCATATTGCACTTAGAATTACaccattaattaatatatagcCATTCAAATATAAGTATACTGACATGCACTAAATCATATATATCCAATCTCTGGGTCGGCCAGGTCGATTAAGCATCTAGCTAGCTATTCATATTTAGGAAGACAGATGCAACTTAGTTACTATATTAATATATTCCAGCATGACTATGTTAACTAGTTAATTAACTATATATAGTAGTTTTCTATATATGTATAATCGAACACATGtctatttgcacaaaaatttgcCCAAGACGTACATCTCATCCCAGGTGAGTGGAAACAATCCAGTAGCTATTATTAATGTGTATTCATGcatgatacatatatatttttaaaaaagtatataATTTTATGTTTATAAACAACTTTCTTTTGGCTACAGAATCATATATCTTTCTATATATGCCCAAATTAGTGTGATATGTAAAATGCACTTGCTAGTTATTGTAGCATCGACCTTTTTATTCAAGatcacaattaattaattgatgtgtgctatatatgtatttaaaaaCACAGAAGTGTGCATGTAGTTTATATATAAATAGGAAATGCATGCGGCATGCCACAGTATTTATGTCTTGATATATCTATATTGTTTCACAATTAAATGCAGGTATTTCAAGACAAAATCTaaacaaaaatactaaaaaaGGAGAGTAGCATTAGCATGCAATTACTATGCTTGTGTCATTGAGTTGTAGGCTAATTAATAAGTTATTTACGTCTAACATATACCAATGTTTCACATTATGTGCACATTAATTATTATTCGATAGTAGCTGACAAATTGGAAACAATCTCCATCAATCATCATGAAGTATATATATGACTCAGATGAGTTATACCTTGCCAGTAGATATATGTACACGTGTACATGGAACTATGAGAGCTagctttaatttgttttccCTTCAGTTTCCAAAATGTATGGACAGAGACAAATTGAAGACGTTGCAAGATCATGCACTGTGTGTTTGTTGGAGAGAATGGTTGATgaccttttatttttcttatgcaGTGCAATGGTTATCCTTTGTAAGATATGTACATGTTGGAGATGAATTAAAGGTTCActcaagcatgcatgcataggTGCAGTGTTTGTTGGAGAAACTTGTATGCTTatgcataaattgacaaaactgAAACAAACTTTTCTTGCACTAAAAGGGTTGAAAACGTATGTAATGTCAGTGCTGTAGCTAGCAAGAAACAATAACTGAGCTGTTGCTCTCACATCACACACACTAGGAAGAAAACAATAACTGACTTGTTGCTCTCATCTCATGACTAAACGAGTTGACTGGATTATATGCATGAAAATGATGCAACAGAGTTAAGATGTAATCAAGAAGGGTTGatcatatatctatatatcaaAAAGATTCATGAATGACCATCATCTTGATTAATATGTTGGGAGCTAGACTACAAGAAATTAATGTCATGTATGTATATCCACAAATGCTTTATGACatgcaaaaaaagaaatttgACACAACTTTTTTGAGATGTCTAAATTAGATAAGTTTGTCTTATCACTCATCTTAGCATTGCATTTCTTGCCTGAAAGGACGATCTCTGAAACATTCTGAATCAAGAACACATGGAATTGAACATCAAAATGGAAACTAAGGGGATAAAAAACGCATCGAATTTAAGCATGGGAAATTAAGGAACTAATTAGGGGTGAGAGGATAAATGGGCTTAGCAGTCCCACTGCAGCTGCTCCATGgcgttgccggcgccgccgccgccgcagaacaTCCCGCACGACTCCACCATCAGGTCTAGATcgaacgccgtcgccgtcgcgccgccgtacACCGCCGACGAGACGTCCACCATCTCCACGCTCTTGTCCACCACCATTgcaccggcggtggcggcgccgccgccgtgcatcATCAGCGTCGTCGGCGCAACGCCCACGGCCGCATCCTGCACCAgcacttgctgctgctgctgctgctgcgccacCTGATCCATCCCGGCGAGGCCGCCCATgcccggcggcgcgacggcggtggcCCACATTGCCGCCTCCTCGTCCATGAACGCCGCCATGCTCGCGCTGAAGCTGCCGTTGCCGTTCGAcgacatgccgccgccgccgccgagctgctccatggaagaggacgaggaggagccgTTCATGAAGTCCATGGAGGCGGCGCCGTGGACGCCGGCGTTCTGATCCCTGAAGCTCATCAGCACGcctccgccgttgccgccgtggTCGGCGTAGGGGTatcccaccggcgccgccgccgcggcgacctgGTGATGATGGTGGTGATCATGCGCCATCAGCATTCCACCGGCGGGGTTAGCAGGGAGGACGACGTCGTACAACGCCGGCGGCGCGACATCGTAGGCGGCCGCCTTGGCCGGAGAGCTGATGGTGAACGGCGtggtgcccgccgccgccgcgccgttgttAGACTGGAACTGCGCGAGGCCGTTGCCGCTAGGGTttgcagcgccgccaccgccaccgccatggaGGAGCGTCTTCGACGCCGGCAGGAGGTTGTGCGTCTTGGGGTCGAGCCCCTGCGCGATGAGCTTCTTCTTGATGCACGAGTTCCAGAAATTCTTCACCTCGTTGTCCGTGCGCCCTGGCAGGTGCTTGGCGATCTGCGCCCACCTGAGACACACGGGAATCGTTCTGAGCTCCATGCACCAACCAGTTCAATCCaaaaaagcaaagcaaagcagagCCATGCGCCATACGCATGGCCCAAGAACAGTGACGGAGCCAGTGGTGTCGCCAAGCCGAACGAACCAATAACGTTTTCCGACGATCGACTAATTTTTGTAGGTATCGACACCTATTAATTAATAGAGGAGACGGCAGCGATGGAGCCCGGGGAGGACCTACCGGTTGCCGAGGATGCGGTGGACGTCGATGATGGTGCGCTCCTCCTGCTCGGAGAAGGTGCCGCGCTTGAGGTCGGGCCGGAGGTAGTTGATCCACCGGAGCCGGCAGCTCTTGCCGCACCGCTGCAACCCTGTGATCCAATCAATCCAAGAACCAAGAATCAATCAGATTGGCCGGAGAGAAATGGATAGATCGCCGGAGTATTACTACACAACTccagctccggcgacggcgagggggacgACGTACGACATACCGGCGTGCTTGGGGACGGAGCTCCAGCAGCTGTGGCCGTGCTCGGAGATGTACCGGACGAGCTTctcgtcctcctccggcgacCACAGCCCTCGCTTCACCTTCTGCTTGCTGCAGCAGTGGTGCCCCAtggtcgccggccgcctcctgaCCTAGCCGACGAGTAGtctcccccccctctctctctttccccacctctcctctcctctccaaccCCAACAGTGAGTGTGTATGTAAAGCCTCCGGTGGCTCGGCTGGCTGAGTCACTCACCCACACACAAAGGGCAAGAGGCGCACACACGCTGCTTGCCTCTGCGTTGCACCATTTGACATTGACAATGACGACTATGCCCCCCGTCGTCTCGTCACGTACTGTGTCTGTGTGTGGGTGTGAAAGGAAGAAACGACCAATATACTCCAAATAAAGTTCCTTGTCCTCTACTGCCAAAAAGGGCGCGgttaatttgatttgatttaCTAGGACGGTAAGTACCACAGCAGGGGTTTGACAAATCGTTTAGATTTGTCAAATTTACCGTTCAATCTCGATTACTGATGAAAATGGGTGAAATTCAAACAACTTTTTGTTGAAAATTTTGgatctcacttttttttttgatttctCGATTCGTGAAGACTCAATATGCCGGTGAACATGGTTATTGCGCGGTTACTATTTTATTTTCAGACCCTGATGACTAGTAATTCTTTGAGCGGAGAAATAATGAAATCGATTACAATCTCGACCTTAAAAAATAcagttgttgcatttaagtttatagtactatttttttctccaaCCACCCGTCactgaaattaaatttaatttttcctCATCTTACCATAAATCACCTTGTCGCTCACAACGACCACTCATTTAATAAGCGGCATCGAAGTTTTTTCCATACTAATTTATCTTCTGGATACTATAATAGATACTTCCtctatcctataatataaagcatggtcaaacttgacacggtctacaagacTAATCTTTACTACTatcttataatttctcatatattataaggtttgtaataacaaaattataaccatatgaaaggaaattcaaatgtcaatccaatgatataatttttagcaagtaaaattaaatttataatgTACTAAATGTTAGTCAAAATGCTTTGAAGGTGAAATCTTGAAATGCATAGgcgccttatattttgggatggagagagtattattttttttacggaggggtACTTTCGACAACAAATAGTTAAGCAGAATATATAATTACGGGATGATCAAATTAACAGCGAGATCAGGTAGAGAATAATATATTCATTAATTAGCTATATAAAAGGGTTATCATATTGATGATGGCGTCGTTTGCACTCAGCCAGGGGATCTTAGTTTTTCTTGAATCTTTGACATactttagctagctagctggctgGAGATAGTACCAAACGATCACTGTTAATTGTAAAATCTACACACACTAATTAATCACGcatcagctagctagccagAGCTTTGCTAAAACTTGTGTGAGGGAGTAGCGTTTCAGGGAAGCTAGCTGTGCAGGGATTCTTGAAACACAagagattgatcgatcgatcgatatacATATGTCTCTCTTGAACTACGCTGTCGGTGATGCATCCTCTTGCTGTACTATTATAATATCATGCTCCAACATTCTCATTTCCAATGGTGTTTATTAATTATCCTTTTCAATAATCTTAAACTTGTGTCAAGCTATGTACTGTATACGAGTACACCTCGGAGCGGTACATTCTTGTGAGGGAATGTGTGTTATATATATGAAGTTCATAAGGCCATTCACACTGCAAGCACCCCATATGAGTTACCACAGGATGACACATAGGGACACTCTCTTCACAGTGCAAGCACCACTTGTGGGGCCCACAAATATCTTCACCGACACCAAATCCCaaactgctcctcctcctccctcgtcACCCAACAGCGCCGgctctcccctcctccgccgcccgttccctcgccgcctccgcccccgtcGTCAGCGAGCActacggcggtggtggtggtcgccgtcgtcgccaccgacgtggcgtcgtcgccgccgcccgcggcggcgcgcgccgtccccgccgcgccCGACTCTCCCTCTtcccggaggcggcgacgaggaggcggagcgaggaggacggcggtggtggcgcgggaggacgacggcggcggcgacgcgggaggacggcggcggcggcgtcctcgggCTGATCTTGGGCAAGTGGCAAGCGGAGGAGCGGCAGGGCCGCTCATGCCGGCGTGGCCAAGGGCGCCGCCTACATCCCGTGCGCGGATATGGTGCTCGTCGCGCGGGTTGGTCGGCGGCAGAAGATCTTGAAGGTGGGctggtgcgcgccgccgccgccgacgtgctGGGGCGGCTGGTCTTGGCCGTGGTGGCCGTGATGCCCGAAGCCGAACATTTTGCTCTCTCCTCTTCATCTTCCTCCGGAGCTCGCCtctccggcagcggcggctcggccacCACCGACGTCGACGCGAAGTAGCTCCAaccgacggcgacgagaaggcagagagaggaggacggcggcggtgtcgtcgtCATCGCGCTGAGCTGAGCTGGGGGGGCCGCCCGCATCTCCCTCTCCACCCCGTGCGGGCCGCTCctggccggcgagctccggtcgACCAGATCGGGGGCGGCGTGGCCGACGCGGCCGGCGACTGGAGTAGAGAGCCGCGCTGGCGACTCGCCatgggcggcggccgaggaccTCCCACAGCGGCGCGGAGTCGCCACCGACGCGGAGTCGTCGTCGCCCGCGTGCTCACCAAGTGGGCCCGTGCCCGAGTGGGCCCCGCGCCCGAGCAAAGTTCCTTGTTGCTTTGCTAGGAACCGGAGAACCGAGTATAGCTATGGGCCCCACCCACTTTTTTTTGCCACGTGAGACAAAGCCACGGTAAGTTCCGCCCACTGTGAAAGGCCTAATagagtagaaaaaaaacaagattacAATCTTGGGAGGTCATAaccaagaaaatgaaaaaaaatataccaccacccacacactgACAGCTCCAACACACAGACCCTGGAGGAGTCTAGCaccgaaccggccaccgctaaacgtgaccgaccgccgctagaccaacaaaggaactACAGTCGAGATCGCCCAAAACCCAATCCTTACAACCGACACGAAATCCCGCTTTATCCATATCTTTGAGATTGAGGGAGAGGGGGTTAGAGAGAAGAATGGATCTGCTTTCCCCCCTAGGCCCTCCGATGTGGCCAACTTGCAGAAGCTAGAGTGCCGACATAAGAGGACGTTAGTCTAGAGTGAGCTTGCGCCAGTTGTTTGGGAGGTTTCGGCAAGGGGCTACCTAGACAACGTCTCCAAGGAGCCATCAAGGTCTCAAAGAGAACTGAGACTAGGCTTTCACCGGGCCGACCAGCTAGAGGGGATGAGACGGCACGAtaacgccctcaggaggggaaGTGATGCTCAAAACGCCATCGTTGCAGGCCCGACCAAGGCTGGGCTAGGTTTTCACCTGCCGTCCATTGCCTGCCTATCCATAGCTGACGCACCATTGCTCCCACCATCTAAACCTCTGCCAGCGCATGGGTACCACTGCATCGGCGTCCCCTGCTGGCCAGCTTCTGCATGTCACCACCGGCTGTGCCTGATCATGCTGCACCGGCATGCGCCttgtcggcctccgcctccgccggcctcGCCTCCCACTGGGCCGGCCGCATCTCCTCGTGTCGCGCTGGCATCCATTGCCGGTGGCCGAGCATCCCTGTGCCTCTTTGCGCCGCGACCACGAACCAGCCACGCCTCACCGGCCTCCGTACCAGCTGCGCCTCCTCGTGCCTCACCGGTCTCCTCTTCCGCTAGTCGCGCCTCCGCACGCGCACTATGCCGCCCTCCGTCATTGTCGACACCACATCCGCACACCGCGTCGTCACTGGCTCACCCAGCCACCGGTCTCCCTGCCAGCGCCTTTGGTGTGCCGACTCCTGCCGGATCCAGCACGGGGGCGCCGAATCCAACAACGCGTGCAAGATCCAGGCGCCCCGCCACCGGATCCGGggtctccgccaccgccaccgtcgcacCATCACCATCCCCGCTGCCATCAaggctcccgccgccgccgagactctgccgtcgccgtccctaCCGCCGAGACTCTATCGTTGTCGTCGCCTTTCCCGCCACCGTTGCTAACGCCGTCCCTACTGCCAGCCGCCACCCCTCTAGATCTGGCCGAAGCGACACGGATCTGGCGGTCTCCACTACTGCCACCCTAGGCAACTCCCTGGCTGCCCGAGTGTGAGGTCAGCGAGAAGCCCTGCCGCCACCGTCCTTGCGGCCGCGTGGCTTTGCCGTTGGCTGCTCGACCGGGTCGTCGCCTCCCGAGCCGCCTCTGGGGTAGGGCAACACGAGAGTTTTCGTGCTATTATATATCAGTACCTAGCATATGCATATTGTTTGAGCGTGGTTAATTTAGTTCCCGTCTAAGTAACTGATAGAAAAGCATGAGTTGAAATATGAGTTCATATCTTCGAAGGATGTGTACAACAATAATAAGTAAATTGGCCTATAATAAAGAGGGCCGATGCTGATATTAATGTGAGAGAGGGGGTGAACGcgggaaggaggggaggggaaagggggtTATATGAGAAAAAGTGAGGAATTGGTTAATTTACTAGAGTTAATTGTATGACGTATTTTATTTGATGACCCATGTGAAAGACAATAAATGAAAGAGAAGGGTCAACTCTTTCTTTAATAGGCACACATTAACTCGAGTAAATTAGAAGGGAGAATCCAAAAATTTGATATTGAGAAATATAATGGGTACAACCCACTAAGGACTCAACTGTTGTAGAACATATTTGTAAATCAATCTCTTATATGAACAACTTAATTTGGAGTTTGAATCAAGTTAAGACTTAACTGTGTTGAACTTTTTCCTGATGTAATAAACTATCAGTATAGCAAAAATGCCTTGTAGAGACACTAGTCACTTAATGCTATAGAGACACTTTTCAAATGCCTTTACAATAGTGTAGAGGCATTTTTAGAAATGCCTCATAATTACCTTATGGTGAATTGTCTCTATAAATAAAGAgtcattttataaaatgtctttGGCATTTTATTAGAGGGATTTTTTATGGTTAGAAAAGATTAGAGATATTTTCTAGAGGCATTAAATTGTACCACAACCATATAAAACCAATGtgaaaaaagataaaaacaaatatttttcctTTCTATTGCCAATGCTTGAAGCCTTGAAATCATGGCTACAAAAAAACATCATACAGAGACATTTTTATAGAGATGTTTTGTTAATTACCTctaaattataaattttatagCGTAGAGACACTTTTTAGAGGCGCTTTAAAAGTTACCTAGAAAACTTTCTAGAGATACTTTAGAGACATTTTCAGaatattttgttaaattttaTCAAGTAGAGGTATTTTTTCGGCATTTGAAAATGTGTCTGATATGTAAAGGTATTTTCTTAAGTCATTTTAAACTATATAAACACTTCTTATAATGATAAATTGATAATGCATACTAACAGACCAAATATAAGTAACACATGCACAAACCTATAAGTAATAAAACGAAGTTGAGTTGTCTAGTGCATTAAAAATAAATGATTTGCTGAGAGATCTTCAGTTTAAGGATAGTCAATAGTAAGGgaacatattttattatttttttcacattGGTTTGATATGGCTGCGATACGATTTAATGTTTCTAAACAATACCTCTACCATTTTATAGACATA
The window above is part of the Oryza sativa Japonica Group chromosome 7, ASM3414082v1 genome. Proteins encoded here:
- the LOC4343302 gene encoding myb-related protein Hv33, translating into MGHHCCSKQKVKRGLWSPEEDEKLVRYISEHGHSCWSSVPKHAGLQRCGKSCRLRWINYLRPDLKRGTFSEQEERTIIDVHRILGNRWAQIAKHLPGRTDNEVKNFWNSCIKKKLIAQGLDPKTHNLLPASKTLLHGGGGGGAANPSGNGLAQFQSNNGAAAAGTTPFTISSPAKAAAYDVAPPALYDVVLPANPAGGMLMAHDHHHHHQVAAAAAPVGYPYADHGGNGGGVLMSFRDQNAGVHGAASMDFMNGSSSSSSMEQLGGGGGMSSNGNGSFSASMAAFMDEEAAMWATAVAPPGMGGLAGMDQVAQQQQQQQVLVQDAAVGVAPTTLMMHGGGAATAGAMVVDKSVEMVDVSSAVYGGATATAFDLDLMVESCGMFCGGGGAGNAMEQLQWDC